From one Planktothrix agardhii NIES-204 genomic stretch:
- a CDS encoding transposase → MLIVEIHQRLSKRHRKRQKQSSNYHKQRQKVAKLHLKVFRQRKDRAIKDALALVQSNDLVVYEALKVSNLVKNHKLAQSISDASWYQFTQWVNYFAKIHKITCIAVPPQFTTIDCSVCGAKVYKTLSTRTHQCPDCQTVLDRDWNAAINILKKGLKYLGEYLNGTVGQAETDPNDWGESGLWVFNRDVEDLSRLVEPVISRSDSGRIPRQARSLTVAVCQCTQ, encoded by the coding sequence ATGCTAATTGTCGAGATTCATCAAAGGCTATCTAAGCGTCATCGAAAAAGACAGAAACAGTCCAGTAACTATCACAAGCAACGGCAAAAAGTAGCTAAATTGCACTTAAAAGTTTTCCGACAACGTAAAGACAGAGCTATCAAGGATGCTCTGGCGTTAGTCCAATCTAATGATTTGGTAGTCTATGAGGCTTTGAAAGTGTCTAATTTGGTGAAGAATCACAAGTTAGCTCAGAGTATTAGCGATGCTTCTTGGTATCAGTTCACGCAATGGGTGAATTATTTTGCCAAGATACATAAGATAACTTGCATTGCTGTACCACCACAATTCACGACTATTGATTGTTCGGTTTGTGGGGCAAAAGTTTATAAAACATTGAGTACGAGAACTCATCAATGCCCTGATTGTCAAACAGTTTTAGATCGTGATTGGAACGCAGCTATCAATATTCTTAAAAAAGGGTTGAAATATTTGGGAGAATATCTCAACGGTACTGTTGGGCAAGCAGAAACCGACCCGAACGACTGGGGAGAGTCCGGCCTCTGGGTCTTTAACAGAGATGTTGAAGATTTAAGTCGTCTCGTTGAGCCAGTAATCTCAAGAAGTGATTCTGGGAGAATCCCCCGTCAAGCGCGAAGCTTGACGGTGGCAGTATGTCAATGCACTCAGTAA
- a CDS encoding hypothetical protein (Protein of unknown function DUF433) yields MTVEITYPHIEKNHGQPARLQRIPRVRVAQIAMDYLSYGWSVEEMFC; encoded by the coding sequence ATGACCGTTGAAATCACTTATCCTCATATTGAAAAAAATCACGGACAACCCGCCCGTTTACAAAGAATTCCCCGCGTCCGTGTTGCCCAAATTGCTATGGACTATCTGAGTTATGGATGGTCAGTTGAAGAAATGTTTTGTTAA
- the lrtA gene encoding light repressed protein — protein MKLVIQGKNLEVTTAIHEYVHQKITKAVSHFEQLTTEVDVHLSVARNPRINPKQTAEVTIYANGTVIRAQESSETLYASIDLVADKIARQLRKYKEKRQDKSPNLLKTGEVVIEHSVVGDLIGDRSPELPPEVIRTKYFAMPLITVDEALEQLQFIDHDFYMFRNAETEEINVIYKRSHHRGYGVIQPRHGDAESNGKSTQANTEVLSSSKAAQV, from the coding sequence ATGAAGCTTGTTATCCAGGGTAAAAATTTGGAAGTTACGACTGCAATTCACGAATATGTACATCAGAAGATCACAAAAGCTGTCAGTCATTTTGAACAATTGACGACGGAAGTGGATGTACATTTATCTGTTGCTCGGAACCCTCGGATAAATCCAAAACAAACCGCAGAAGTGACAATTTATGCCAACGGAACTGTGATTCGCGCTCAAGAAAGTAGTGAAACTCTTTACGCCAGCATTGATCTAGTCGCCGACAAAATTGCTCGCCAACTGCGGAAGTACAAAGAAAAACGTCAGGATAAGAGTCCCAATCTACTTAAAACCGGTGAAGTTGTTATTGAGCATTCGGTGGTTGGAGATTTGATTGGGGATCGTTCTCCTGAACTACCCCCAGAGGTGATTCGCACAAAATATTTTGCGATGCCTCTAATCACCGTTGATGAAGCTTTAGAACAGCTTCAATTTATTGATCATGATTTTTATATGTTCCGCAATGCGGAGACGGAAGAAATTAATGTGATATACAAGCGTTCTCATCACCGTGGTTACGGCGTGATTCAACCTCGCCACGGAGATGCAGAAAGTAACGGTAAATCTACTCAGGCGAATACTGAGGTTTTGAGTTCATCCAAAGCTGCTCAAGTCTAG
- the gnd gene encoding 6-phosphogluconate dehydrogenase, giving the protein MTLQKFGVIGLAVMGENLALNVERNGFPIAVYNRTGAKTDEFMEQRAQGKNVKAAYTLEEFVQSLERPRRILVMVKAGKPVDAVIDQLKPLLDQDDMIIDGGNSLYEDTERRTKELEATGLGFVGMGVSGGEEGALWGPSLMPGGTEASYKELEPILVKIAAQVDDGPCVTFIGPGGAGHYVKMVHNGIEYGDMQLIAEAYDLLKNVAGLSAAQLHEVFAQWNTTDELNSFLIEITADIFKKIDPETGFPLVDLIVDAAGQKGTGRWTVMSALELGVSIPTIIAAVNSRIISSYKDQRVAASVELPWPTSEYQGNISELVNKIRDALYCSKICSYAQGMALLGAASKEYGYNLDLGEMARIWKGGCIIRAGFLNKIKAAFSENPDLPNLLLAPEFKQTILDRQQAWREVLVIANQFGIPVPAFSASLDYFDSYRRATLPLNLTQAQRDYFGAHTYQRTDKPRGEFFHTEWTKD; this is encoded by the coding sequence ATGACCCTGCAAAAATTTGGTGTAATTGGTCTAGCCGTCATGGGTGAAAACCTGGCCCTCAACGTTGAGCGTAATGGGTTTCCGATCGCAGTGTATAACCGCACCGGGGCTAAAACCGATGAGTTCATGGAGCAACGGGCCCAGGGAAAAAACGTCAAAGCAGCCTATACCCTAGAAGAATTTGTCCAATCCCTAGAACGTCCCCGCCGTATTCTAGTCATGGTGAAAGCAGGGAAACCCGTTGATGCGGTTATTGATCAGCTTAAACCTTTGCTAGATCAAGATGACATGATTATTGATGGTGGAAACTCCCTCTATGAAGATACCGAACGTCGCACCAAGGAATTAGAAGCCACGGGTTTAGGGTTTGTGGGCATGGGTGTGAGTGGGGGGGAAGAAGGCGCTCTCTGGGGCCCCAGCCTGATGCCAGGGGGTACGGAAGCCTCCTATAAAGAATTAGAGCCGATTTTAGTCAAAATTGCCGCCCAAGTTGATGACGGCCCCTGTGTGACTTTTATTGGGCCAGGGGGAGCGGGTCACTACGTTAAAATGGTGCATAACGGGATTGAATATGGCGATATGCAGTTAATTGCAGAAGCCTATGACCTGCTGAAAAATGTCGCCGGGTTGAGTGCGGCCCAACTCCATGAAGTTTTTGCCCAATGGAATACCACCGACGAACTCAATTCTTTTCTGATTGAAATTACGGCGGATATTTTCAAAAAAATTGACCCCGAAACTGGTTTTCCTTTAGTTGATTTAATTGTTGATGCAGCCGGACAAAAAGGCACCGGACGTTGGACAGTTATGAGTGCTTTGGAGTTAGGAGTTTCGATTCCAACAATTATCGCGGCGGTGAATAGTCGGATTATTTCTTCCTATAAGGATCAACGGGTAGCCGCTTCCGTAGAATTGCCTTGGCCGACGAGTGAATATCAGGGAAATATTTCTGAGTTAGTGAATAAAATTCGGGATGCGTTGTACTGTTCTAAAATTTGTTCCTATGCTCAAGGGATGGCTTTATTGGGTGCCGCTTCTAAGGAGTATGGGTATAATTTGGATCTCGGAGAAATGGCACGAATTTGGAAGGGAGGCTGTATTATTCGGGCGGGATTTTTGAATAAAATTAAAGCCGCTTTTAGTGAGAATCCTGACTTACCGAATTTGTTATTAGCACCGGAATTCAAACAGACGATTTTAGATCGTCAACAAGCCTGGCGGGAAGTGTTAGTAATTGCTAATCAATTTGGCATTCCAGTTCCGGCTTTTAGTGCGTCCTTAGACTATTTTGATAGTTACCGACGGGCAACTTTACCCTTGAATTTAACCCAAGCCCAACGGGATTATTTTGGTGCCCATACGTATCAACGCACCGATAAACCCAGGGGTGAGTTTTTCCACACGGAATGGACAAAAGACTAA
- a CDS encoding lipoyltransferase, whose product MAVPCQIYYFGSVPYTTAWNWQQSLVQDRKLNPDLDDVLILLEHPPVYTLGQGADLRFLKFDPDKSPVELHRVERGGEVTYHCPGQLVGYPILNLQRHTPDLHWYLRQLEQVLIQVLGSYELPAERIPGLTGVWIDQTKVAAVGIKVSRWITMHGFSLNVCPDLQGFEAIVPCGIAHRPVGSLAQFIPGITLEQVRSQVAETFAQVFGLELISPQLKLTIT is encoded by the coding sequence GTGGCTGTCCCCTGTCAAATTTATTACTTTGGATCGGTTCCCTATACAACGGCCTGGAATTGGCAGCAATCCTTGGTTCAAGACCGCAAGCTGAACCCCGATCTTGATGATGTATTGATCCTATTGGAACATCCTCCTGTTTATACCTTGGGACAGGGGGCTGATTTACGGTTTCTGAAGTTCGATCCCGACAAGTCTCCGGTGGAACTGCATCGGGTGGAAAGGGGCGGGGAAGTAACCTACCATTGTCCAGGGCAGCTAGTCGGCTATCCGATTTTAAATCTACAACGCCACACCCCTGATTTACATTGGTATTTGAGGCAGTTAGAACAGGTATTAATTCAAGTTCTAGGCAGCTATGAACTCCCCGCAGAAAGGATTCCGGGGTTAACGGGAGTTTGGATTGATCAAACCAAGGTGGCGGCCGTGGGCATCAAAGTCAGTCGCTGGATTACGATGCACGGTTTTTCCCTTAATGTCTGCCCTGACTTGCAGGGTTTTGAGGCAATTGTTCCCTGTGGGATTGCCCATCGACCCGTTGGTAGTTTAGCTCAATTTATTCCTGGGATTACTTTAGAACAAGTCCGTTCTCAAGTGGCAGAAACCTTTGCTCAAGTCTTTGGACTAGAGTTGATTTCTCCCCAATTAAAATTAACAATTACTTAA
- a CDS encoding 30S ribosomal protein S21 translates to MSQVVLGETEQLESALRRFKRKVSQAGIFADLKKNRHFETPGQKRKRKEVARHKERRRLRNRRQQFQNSEP, encoded by the coding sequence ATGAGCCAAGTCGTTCTCGGTGAAACTGAGCAATTAGAGTCTGCTTTACGTCGCTTTAAACGAAAAGTTTCACAAGCTGGCATTTTTGCCGATCTGAAAAAAAATCGTCACTTTGAAACCCCCGGACAAAAACGCAAGCGTAAAGAGGTAGCTCGCCATAAAGAACGCCGTCGCCTTCGCAACCGCAGACAACAATTTCAAAATAGTGAACCCTAA
- a CDS encoding thiamine biosynthesis protein ThiC produces the protein MRTEWVAKRRGQGNVSQMHYARQGVITEEMNYVAQRENLPVELIREEVARGRMIIPANINHTNLEPMAIGIASKCKVNANIGASPNSSNLEEEVDKLNLAVKYGADTVMDLSTGGGNLDTIRTAIINASPVPIGTVPIYQALESVHGKIENLTPDDFLHIIEKHAQQGVDYMTIHAGLLIEYLPLVRSRITGIVSRGGGIIARWMLHHHKQNPLYTHFDDIIEIFKKYDVSFSLGDSLRPGCTHDASDDAQLAELKTLGQLTRRAWEHDVQVMVEGPGHVPMDQIEFNVKKQMEDCSEAPFYVLGPLVTDIAPGYDHITSAIGAAIAGWHGTAMLCYVTPKEHLGLPNAEDVRNGLIAYKIAAHAADIARHRVGARDRDDQLSEARYNFDWNRQFELSLDPERAKEYHDETLPADIYKTAEFCSMCGPKFCPMQTKMDADALTELEKFLAKEKEVVTQS, from the coding sequence ATGCGGACAGAATGGGTCGCCAAACGGCGTGGACAGGGCAATGTTTCCCAAATGCACTACGCCCGCCAAGGCGTGATTACTGAAGAAATGAACTATGTTGCTCAACGGGAAAATTTACCTGTTGAGTTGATTCGGGAAGAAGTGGCACGGGGACGGATGATTATTCCTGCTAATATTAATCATACCAATTTGGAACCGATGGCAATTGGTATTGCTTCTAAATGTAAGGTTAATGCTAATATTGGCGCTTCTCCTAATTCTTCTAACTTAGAAGAAGAAGTAGACAAACTCAATTTAGCTGTTAAATATGGTGCGGATACGGTAATGGATTTATCCACCGGAGGCGGGAATTTAGATACCATTCGTACCGCTATTATTAACGCTTCTCCTGTTCCTATTGGTACAGTTCCAATTTATCAAGCGTTGGAAAGTGTTCACGGCAAAATTGAAAATCTTACCCCCGATGATTTTCTGCATATTATTGAAAAACACGCCCAACAGGGTGTGGATTATATGACGATTCATGCGGGATTATTAATTGAATATTTGCCCTTAGTTAGAAGTCGAATTACTGGAATTGTCTCCCGTGGTGGCGGAATTATTGCCCGTTGGATGCTCCATCATCACAAGCAAAATCCCCTTTATACTCACTTTGATGATATTATTGAAATCTTCAAAAAATACGACGTTTCCTTTAGTTTAGGGGACTCTCTGCGCCCTGGTTGTACCCATGATGCGTCTGATGATGCTCAACTTGCGGAACTGAAAACTCTCGGACAATTAACCCGCCGCGCCTGGGAACATGATGTACAGGTGATGGTAGAAGGCCCTGGTCACGTTCCGATGGATCAAATTGAGTTTAATGTTAAAAAACAGATGGAGGATTGTTCTGAAGCACCCTTCTATGTTTTGGGGCCGTTAGTAACAGATATTGCCCCAGGTTATGATCATATTACCTCAGCAATTGGGGCAGCGATCGCGGGTTGGCACGGAACCGCAATGTTATGTTATGTGACGCCCAAAGAACATCTGGGTTTACCGAATGCCGAAGACGTCAGAAATGGGTTAATTGCCTATAAAATTGCCGCCCATGCCGCCGATATTGCCCGTCATCGGGTGGGAGCCCGTGACCGTGATGATCAGTTATCAGAAGCTCGTTATAACTTTGACTGGAATCGTCAATTTGAGTTATCCTTAGACCCAGAACGGGCGAAGGAATATCACGACGAAACCCTGCCAGCAGATATCTATAAAACGGCTGAATTCTGTTCTATGTGTGGGCCGAAATTCTGTCCGATGCAAACTAAAATGGATGCGGATGCGTTAACAGAATTAGAGAAGTTTTTAGCGAAGGAAAAAGAAGTTGTGACTCAAAGTTAA
- a CDS encoding ferredoxin: MSDGSVSLTDPVSERSGLEPELGGFLRNAPERSGLEPELGGVLRQKGVYVDELTCIGCKHCSHVARNTFFIQEDYGRARVFRQDGDTSVLIQEAIDTCPVNCINWVDYTELKRLEVERQDQVIPVVGFPVEAGLANRKRQKQKRKQDNSLTE, from the coding sequence ATGTCTGATGGGTCTGTATCGCTAACTGATCCCGTATCCGAGCGTTCTGGACTAGAACCAGAATTGGGCGGATTTTTGCGAAATGCACCGGAACGTTCTGGGCTTGAACCGGAACTCGGCGGTGTATTGCGGCAAAAAGGGGTTTATGTGGATGAACTCACCTGTATCGGGTGTAAACACTGTTCCCACGTCGCTCGGAATACTTTTTTTATTCAAGAAGATTATGGTCGAGCGCGGGTATTTAGACAGGATGGCGATACATCCGTGTTAATACAGGAAGCAATTGATACTTGTCCGGTTAATTGTATTAATTGGGTGGATTACACTGAACTAAAACGTTTGGAAGTAGAACGTCAAGATCAGGTAATTCCTGTGGTTGGTTTCCCTGTAGAAGCGGGTTTAGCTAACCGGAAACGTCAGAAACAAAAACGGAAACAAGATAATTCTTTAACCGAATAA
- a CDS encoding heavy metal translocating P-type ATPase, producing MQLASQPLTDETLTPPPTETIILDVSGMQCAGCVKAVERQLLQQQGVISVSVNLATEVARVECAANQINPESLAEILTNTGFPTQLRNLTSSATEKLKELQERHRQDMGKQIQRIVTCGLLLLLSSIGHLHHFGFPHIHLLSNIWFHWGLATIALLFPARSIIIDGGRSLINNSPNMNTLVGLGTLTAYLTSFVALLFPQLGWECFFDEPVMLLGFILLGKTLEQHARQRAATAFQSLIALQPTTARLVAPQSQDNAILNSVEIPAEQVKVGEWLQVLPGEKIAVDGEIRFGKTTVDESMLTGESMPILKQIGDDISAGTINQTGVILIEATRTGSDTILAQIVQLVETAQTRKAPIQKLADIVAGYFTYFVMSLASLTFLFWYGLGTRIWPDVIPLAGIEIATNAPLLLSLKLAIAVLVIACPCALGLATPTAILVGSGMGAERGLLIKGGDILERVHQLNTVVFDKTGTLTTGSPRVTDCITISELSPQQIVQLAATVEQGSNHPISEAILTEAKDQNLSLLMASDFQTEPGLGVSAIIENQTIFVGNLAGLIEHKINCPETLPEFSGKTLVYVTIDSKVVGLMAMSDPLKTDAKSTVSQLQNLGLRVILLTGDRQSVANAIAIELNLKSEDIFAEVRPEGKVNLIQSLQQLGQVVAMVGDGINDAPALAQADIGIGLQTGTDVANETADIVLMRNSLISIVDSIQLSRATFNKIRQNLFWAFGYNILAIPLAAGFLFPQFGILLSPSTAGALMALSSVTVVTNSLLLRRQLQSCCASAQSL from the coding sequence ATGCAGCTTGCTTCCCAACCTCTGACTGATGAAACCTTAACCCCACCCCCAACCGAAACGATTATTTTAGATGTATCCGGGATGCAGTGTGCGGGATGTGTAAAAGCGGTGGAACGTCAACTGCTCCAACAGCAGGGGGTGATTTCTGTTTCTGTGAATTTGGCGACGGAAGTGGCAAGGGTTGAATGTGCCGCGAACCAAATTAACCCGGAAAGTCTGGCTGAAATTTTAACGAATACCGGGTTTCCCACCCAACTCCGTAATTTAACATCTTCAGCTACGGAAAAATTAAAGGAGCTACAAGAAAGACATCGCCAGGACATGGGAAAACAAATTCAACGGATTGTTACCTGTGGTCTGTTATTATTATTATCAAGTATTGGACATTTACATCATTTTGGCTTTCCCCATATTCATCTATTAAGTAATATTTGGTTTCATTGGGGACTCGCTACCATTGCTTTATTATTTCCCGCCCGTTCTATTATTATTGATGGTGGGCGTAGTTTAATTAATAATTCCCCCAATATGAATACCTTAGTGGGACTGGGAACTCTCACCGCTTATTTAACCAGTTTTGTCGCCTTATTATTTCCCCAATTGGGTTGGGAATGTTTCTTTGATGAACCTGTAATGTTATTAGGGTTTATTTTATTAGGAAAAACCCTAGAACAGCACGCTCGACAACGAGCCGCCACCGCCTTTCAATCTTTAATTGCTTTACAACCAACTACCGCCCGTTTAGTCGCACCTCAATCTCAGGATAATGCAATTTTAAATAGTGTGGAAATTCCTGCTGAACAAGTTAAAGTTGGGGAATGGTTACAGGTATTACCTGGGGAAAAAATAGCCGTTGATGGGGAAATTAGGTTCGGGAAAACAACCGTTGATGAATCAATGTTAACGGGGGAATCTATGCCGATTTTAAAACAAATTGGTGATGATATTTCGGCGGGAACTATTAATCAAACCGGAGTGATTTTAATTGAGGCAACCCGCACGGGTTCCGATACTATTTTAGCACAAATTGTACAATTAGTTGAAACCGCCCAAACTCGTAAAGCCCCGATACAGAAATTAGCCGATATTGTCGCGGGATATTTTACCTATTTTGTCATGAGTTTAGCGAGTTTAACCTTTTTATTTTGGTATGGGTTAGGAACTCGAATTTGGCCGGATGTAATTCCCTTAGCTGGAATAGAAATAGCCACGAATGCCCCTTTATTATTAAGTTTGAAATTAGCAATTGCCGTGTTAGTAATTGCCTGTCCCTGTGCGTTAGGATTAGCCACACCCACTGCTATTTTAGTGGGTTCGGGAATGGGGGCAGAAAGGGGATTATTAATCAAAGGTGGGGATATTTTAGAACGGGTACATCAACTGAATACGGTTGTTTTTGATAAAACTGGAACCTTAACTACAGGTTCTCCCAGGGTAACAGATTGTATTACTATTTCTGAGTTATCTCCACAACAAATAGTACAATTAGCGGCAACGGTAGAACAGGGTTCAAATCATCCGATTTCTGAAGCTATTTTAACAGAAGCGAAAGACCAGAATTTATCGTTATTAATGGCATCGGATTTTCAAACCGAACCGGGTTTAGGGGTTTCGGCTATTATCGAGAATCAGACCATATTTGTCGGCAATTTAGCTGGGTTAATTGAACACAAAATTAACTGTCCTGAAACTTTACCGGAATTTTCAGGAAAAACCCTAGTTTATGTTACAATAGATAGTAAAGTTGTCGGGTTAATGGCAATGAGTGACCCCCTGAAAACCGATGCTAAATCAACGGTTTCCCAGTTACAAAATCTGGGGTTACGGGTAATTTTATTAACTGGCGATCGCCAATCCGTTGCCAATGCGATCGCAATTGAGTTAAACTTAAAATCAGAGGATATTTTTGCCGAAGTCCGACCGGAAGGGAAAGTTAATCTAATTCAAAGCCTACAACAACTGGGTCAAGTCGTGGCAATGGTTGGAGATGGGATTAACGATGCACCCGCTTTAGCACAAGCAGATATTGGAATTGGGTTACAAACCGGGACGGATGTGGCGAATGAAACCGCAGATATTGTATTAATGCGAAATTCCTTAATTAGTATTGTTGATTCTATCCAATTAAGTCGCGCCACCTTTAATAAAATTCGTCAAAATCTATTCTGGGCGTTCGGTTATAATATATTAGCAATTCCCCTGGCGGCTGGTTTTTTATTCCCTCAATTTGGCATATTATTAAGTCCTTCCACCGCCGGGGCTTTAATGGCATTAAGTTCCGTTACTGTTGTCACCAATTCCTTATTATTACGTCGTCAACTCCAAAGTTGTTGTGCTTCAGCACAATCTTTATAG
- a CDS encoding transposase: MPPLQCSLTRDEIQLTQMRSHDLIPQLSGKVCYNSVKPKVEGIMLIVEAKLKNGTPEQYQKFDEAIRTAQFVRNKCVKFWMENKGTTKNDLQKLCAVLAKDSTTPWVNKLNSQARQSSADRAWQAISRFYANCRDSSKAI; the protein is encoded by the coding sequence ATGCCCCCGTTACAGTGTAGCTTAACGAGGGATGAAATCCAACTAACTCAGATGCGAAGCCACGATTTAATTCCACAATTGTCGGGTAAAGTGTGTTATAATAGTGTTAAACCCAAGGTCGAGGGAATTATGTTAATTGTAGAAGCCAAGTTAAAGAACGGCACTCCAGAGCAATATCAAAAGTTTGATGAAGCTATTAGGACAGCGCAATTTGTCAGAAACAAATGCGTTAAGTTTTGGATGGAGAATAAAGGGACTACAAAGAATGACTTGCAGAAACTTTGTGCTGTTTTGGCGAAAGACTCTACAACTCCTTGGGTGAACAAATTAAATTCTCAGGCAAGGCAGTCAAGCGCAGATAGAGCATGGCAAGCCATTTCTCGGTTCTATGCTAATTGTCGAGATTCATCAAAGGCTATCTAA